The following proteins are co-located in the Polystyrenella longa genome:
- a CDS encoding YihY/virulence factor BrkB family protein, with amino-acid sequence MRAPTGKTIGVLKSSVNSFIDNDCSTMAAALSYYTAFSLPPLLVLVVTVAGFFWTPDDVSGQLEHHITNVVGEGGWMQIETMMKASQEHSTGGLAAIMGGCILLFGATGVMVQLQSSLNSIWGVEPDPEQGGVRSFITKRVLSLGMIIAIAFLLLVSLVLTAVLNAVGGYISEWFGEQISSWIPLMINFVVSFTVFMMLFAAMFKWLPDAEMHWKDTWLGAGTTALLFMFGKFALGMYLSSTDNSRYGEAASFVLLLLWVYYSGMIFLLGAEFTQTWARQKGAGIEASEGAVQVFEKKIIVDRSYSENENKEKEQSAESSSETPSS; translated from the coding sequence ATGCGAGCTCCAACCGGAAAAACGATCGGCGTTCTCAAATCAAGTGTAAACAGCTTTATCGATAATGACTGTTCCACCATGGCAGCGGCTCTGTCGTACTACACTGCCTTTTCACTTCCACCTCTACTGGTGCTTGTGGTCACCGTCGCCGGCTTCTTCTGGACCCCGGATGATGTAAGCGGCCAACTTGAACATCACATTACCAATGTGGTCGGTGAAGGAGGTTGGATGCAAATTGAGACAATGATGAAAGCATCGCAGGAACATAGCACTGGTGGACTCGCCGCGATTATGGGAGGTTGCATTCTCCTGTTCGGTGCAACAGGGGTGATGGTTCAATTGCAATCTTCACTAAACAGCATTTGGGGTGTAGAGCCCGACCCAGAACAGGGAGGCGTACGAAGTTTCATTACCAAGCGTGTTCTCTCTTTGGGAATGATTATCGCAATCGCCTTTCTGCTATTGGTTTCGCTCGTTCTGACGGCCGTATTAAACGCTGTGGGTGGGTACATTTCTGAATGGTTTGGCGAACAGATATCGTCGTGGATCCCACTCATGATCAATTTCGTAGTGAGCTTCACCGTCTTCATGATGTTATTCGCCGCCATGTTCAAATGGCTTCCCGACGCAGAAATGCATTGGAAAGACACCTGGCTCGGGGCGGGCACCACGGCCTTGCTGTTTATGTTTGGTAAGTTTGCGCTGGGAATGTACTTGTCTTCAACGGACAACAGTCGCTATGGAGAGGCCGCCTCTTTTGTTCTGCTCCTGCTCTGGGTATATTACTCAGGCATGATCTTCCTGCTAGGCGCAGAATTCACTCAGACTTGGGCACGACAGAAGGGTGCTGGGATCGAAGCGTCTGAAGGTGCAGTCCAGGTCTTCGAAAAGAAGATCATTGTAGACCGTTCCTACAGTGAGAATGAGAACAAGGAGAAAGAACAATCCGCAGAATCGTCCTCGGAGACTCCTTCCTCATGA
- a CDS encoding FAD/NAD(P)-binding protein — protein sequence METNPTQKHKDTPVGKESALKIAIVGGGPRGLYSLERLLHYARQIAPQRIRVCLYDTSGQPGAGTVYSPKQPAWLLMNYSSKNIDAWVRDDMGSEDPMSPESIRHDLENYPSLVQWLDKHHPEMADPDQAIPRAIAGEYFRDCYAQVLREKPENVSFVLKSATVKDVVRQKDRWAVMTVEESQEYDEVLLSLGHGANVGSANPEEWFHPHSYESRVGMSQNRTKHLVNSTYPVAAQLSEEKVQPGSKVAIRGFGLTFIDACLSLTEGRGGKFKQLKTGEWEYEMSGHEPEIIYPYSRTGRPMLAKPDARKVTRSPGLSTIWKRGKEQLRKLESSEYGLDFNSQMKPILVETAAEALRVQQGEKTKEGITSTFRYDEPSSDSMLSWLAGWSGGTVFPVDIWNRLTDSYRTATGLRPADEAWAIAETWRELYPALVERISYGGLSEASWELFQLYAAEMERIAFGPPAESVGKLLALIKSGLVELRFLTGSPVAFVKQHPLESQSELILRNDQSQIIVDSIVNAVLPASQHATEGSLLYNLLQRKTLSRFRNTGGIAVDHETNALNEMEHAVSGLSVVGRPTEGCVLGNDTLSRTLHPESDRWAKRLIKSFTQTNSNMQMKLKNEELLKEHSDTLINQA from the coding sequence ATGGAAACTAATCCCACTCAAAAACATAAAGATACCCCGGTGGGTAAAGAGTCAGCGTTGAAGATTGCCATTGTAGGAGGCGGTCCGCGTGGCCTTTACTCTTTGGAAAGGCTATTGCATTACGCCCGCCAGATCGCACCGCAACGCATTCGCGTTTGTCTCTACGATACCAGTGGTCAACCAGGAGCAGGAACAGTCTATTCACCCAAGCAGCCTGCATGGTTGCTGATGAATTACAGTTCCAAAAATATCGATGCCTGGGTACGTGACGATATGGGATCAGAAGACCCGATGTCACCTGAGTCAATCAGACACGATTTGGAGAATTATCCTTCGCTCGTTCAATGGTTGGACAAGCATCATCCAGAAATGGCCGACCCCGACCAGGCTATTCCCCGAGCCATCGCGGGAGAATACTTTCGGGATTGCTATGCACAGGTACTGCGTGAGAAACCAGAAAATGTGAGCTTCGTTCTCAAGTCAGCGACCGTCAAAGACGTTGTTCGTCAAAAAGATCGTTGGGCGGTAATGACAGTGGAGGAATCCCAGGAGTACGACGAAGTGTTGCTTAGTCTAGGGCATGGTGCCAATGTCGGAAGTGCGAATCCTGAAGAATGGTTTCATCCTCATTCCTATGAGAGTCGAGTCGGGATGTCGCAAAACCGGACTAAACATCTCGTCAACTCCACGTACCCGGTCGCGGCGCAACTTTCGGAAGAGAAAGTTCAACCGGGTAGTAAAGTCGCCATCAGAGGTTTTGGACTTACTTTCATTGATGCCTGTCTCAGTCTCACCGAGGGGCGTGGCGGTAAATTCAAACAACTAAAAACTGGTGAATGGGAATACGAAATGTCCGGGCATGAACCGGAGATAATCTATCCCTATTCTCGTACCGGACGGCCGATGTTAGCTAAACCGGACGCTCGGAAAGTGACGAGAAGCCCCGGGTTATCCACAATTTGGAAGCGAGGCAAGGAGCAGTTAAGAAAGTTAGAGTCTTCCGAGTATGGGTTGGATTTTAATTCCCAGATGAAACCGATTCTCGTGGAGACTGCGGCAGAAGCTTTGAGAGTTCAGCAGGGAGAAAAGACGAAAGAAGGAATAACATCCACATTCAGATATGATGAACCGTCTTCTGATTCGATGTTGAGCTGGTTGGCAGGATGGAGCGGTGGGACAGTGTTTCCGGTTGATATTTGGAACCGTCTGACCGATTCTTATCGGACGGCGACCGGTCTTCGACCTGCCGATGAAGCCTGGGCGATAGCAGAAACGTGGAGAGAACTATACCCTGCCCTGGTGGAGAGAATCAGTTATGGAGGTTTGTCCGAAGCGAGTTGGGAATTGTTCCAGCTTTATGCTGCGGAAATGGAACGAATCGCTTTTGGCCCTCCCGCCGAATCCGTTGGCAAGTTGCTTGCCCTTATAAAATCCGGGCTGGTAGAATTAAGATTCCTTACAGGTTCGCCCGTTGCTTTTGTGAAGCAGCATCCTCTGGAATCGCAATCGGAACTTATTCTGCGTAATGATCAATCGCAGATCATTGTCGATAGCATCGTCAATGCGGTACTTCCCGCTTCTCAACATGCGACGGAAGGTTCGTTGCTGTATAATCTCTTGCAGCGGAAAACTCTGAGCCGGTTTCGAAATACGGGTGGTATCGCCGTTGATCATGAGACGAATGCACTTAATGAGATGGAACATGCCGTGTCTGGTCTTTCCGTAGTGGGACGGCCAACGGAAGGATGTGTGCTTGGGAATGATACATTGAGCCGAACATTGCATCCCGAATCGGATCGATGGGCAAAACGCCTCATAAAATCATTCACTCAAACGAATTCAAATATGCAAATGAAGCTGAAGAACGAAGAACTTCTTAAAGAACATTCAGATACGCTGATTAATCAAGCCTGA
- a CDS encoding PA2169 family four-helix-bundle protein: MGLETKLDLNEETIDHLQDLICANIDAHEGLKESAEKISDSSVASTFREIAQERTQLAKELQIYCEWNGEQARKGGSASAAVHRAWIDIRSMLSNGDPYSILAEAERGEDHIKHAYEDALKASAGSAMTDVLQAQYRIVKAGHDRIRNLRDQFKAQE, translated from the coding sequence ATGGGTCTCGAAACAAAACTCGATCTCAATGAAGAAACTATTGATCATTTGCAGGACTTAATCTGCGCAAATATTGATGCTCACGAGGGACTGAAAGAGTCCGCTGAGAAAATCAGTGACAGCTCAGTCGCCAGCACCTTCCGGGAAATCGCTCAGGAGCGTACTCAGTTGGCTAAAGAACTGCAGATCTACTGCGAATGGAATGGTGAGCAAGCTCGCAAAGGGGGCTCTGCTTCCGCCGCTGTTCACCGAGCTTGGATCGACATTCGCAGCATGTTAAGCAATGGTGATCCCTACTCCATCCTGGCCGAAGCAGAACGGGGCGAGGACCATATTAAGCATGCTTATGAAGACGCATTAAAAGCATCGGCGGGGAGTGCAATGACAGACGTACTTCAAGCTCAATACAGAATTGTGAAGGCGGGACATGACCGCATCCGTAATTTACGTGATCAATTCAAAGCTCAGGAATAA
- the sbnA gene encoding 2,3-diaminopropionate biosynthesis protein SbnA produces MIQQSIVVPGSYNHGYIHQLPLTKHAFPAYPETPPRRTIDSGVLSAIGYTPLICLNQYIDDRVQLHVKLEALNPGGSAKDRPAALMITEALNAGQISQNTTIIESSSGNMGVGLAQVCGYYGLSLICVVDSKAQPQNVQIMEALGAHIVRVDDPEDGDFLGKRLERVQSLVRAIPDSYWPNQYANELNPKSHQTGTIKEIIQEMSVVPDYLFVATSSTGTAQGCQNYLKQHKLPTQVVAVDAVGSVLFGGSHGPRRIPGLGTGCIPPLADGQSFSHVKRVNDLDCVVGCRRMASREAMLVGGSAGGVMEAIYSMRSELRGKSCVAILHDSGTRYLDTVYSDDWVESTLGCNLEDLKQRVGRRKQRKRNRYFVTGVPRLKSKSKFLEHNHSLTVEESKQILS; encoded by the coding sequence ATGATACAGCAGTCTATAGTGGTTCCCGGTAGCTATAATCACGGATACATCCATCAGTTACCACTCACGAAGCATGCGTTCCCTGCTTACCCGGAGACGCCACCCCGTCGTACTATCGACTCGGGAGTTCTTTCTGCGATTGGCTATACGCCTCTTATTTGTTTAAACCAGTACATCGATGACCGAGTTCAATTGCACGTCAAACTCGAAGCGTTGAATCCGGGTGGAAGTGCCAAGGATCGTCCCGCAGCATTGATGATTACGGAAGCACTCAATGCAGGCCAGATATCTCAGAATACGACTATCATCGAATCCTCCTCTGGCAACATGGGTGTAGGGTTGGCGCAGGTATGCGGGTACTACGGACTGTCATTAATTTGTGTTGTCGATTCCAAGGCTCAGCCCCAGAATGTGCAGATCATGGAGGCCTTGGGAGCACACATTGTTCGAGTCGACGATCCTGAAGATGGTGACTTCCTCGGTAAACGGCTTGAACGAGTACAATCTCTTGTCCGCGCGATACCAGATTCCTACTGGCCTAATCAATACGCAAACGAACTCAATCCCAAGTCACATCAGACAGGAACGATCAAGGAAATAATTCAGGAGATGAGCGTTGTTCCCGACTACCTATTCGTCGCGACAAGTAGTACAGGGACGGCACAAGGATGCCAGAATTATCTTAAGCAACATAAACTGCCCACTCAGGTCGTAGCCGTAGATGCTGTGGGAAGCGTGTTGTTTGGCGGTTCGCATGGCCCTCGACGAATTCCCGGTTTGGGAACGGGCTGCATTCCTCCCTTGGCAGACGGTCAGAGTTTCTCACATGTGAAGCGAGTCAACGATCTCGACTGCGTCGTCGGATGCCGTCGTATGGCATCGAGAGAAGCGATGCTGGTGGGTGGCTCGGCGGGTGGCGTAATGGAAGCAATCTATTCCATGCGATCAGAATTAAGAGGGAAATCATGTGTTGCCATACTGCATGACTCGGGGACTCGTTATCTCGACACGGTGTATTCCGATGATTGGGTTGAGTCGACATTAGGTTGTAACTTGGAAGACCTGAAACAACGAGTTGGCAGACGGAAGCAACGAAAGCGGAACCGATACTTTGTAACGGGGGTTCCCAGATTGAAATCGAAATCAAAATTCTTAGAACATAATCACAGCCTTACTGTGGAGGAATCAAAACAGATACTGTCATGA
- a CDS encoding Y4yA family PLP-dependent enzyme → MSDNPVQGGQFEETTAGSSDEAKDQQRDVLTNCQGVLPLAARLEPWMLRLCNNQKLAPLVNEYGSPLNVLNDRSFRRNIARLYQVAESQQLPFDLYFARKANKCLGFLDVVQELGCGVDTASEPELEQTLKKGVPGDKIVCTAAVKSAHLLDLCIENGVTIVIDNADELRIAAYIACQKNKEALIAVRVSEFEHQGTTLESRFGFAISVLRNHFHQLMNQEHVSECVRLTGVQFHLNGYCVEERVSALRELLPLIDHWRTEGHDIQFLDIGGGFPMSYLKSRQEWSIFWLEHSRALMGRRSVITYRNHGLGLMAVNDQIYGERNSYPYWQSPVQGEWFEQLLDSSCGLTTVAGAIKKRELELRCEPGRSLLDGCGMTIARVEYRKQRSNGDWMIGLAMNHTQCRTSNDDFLVDPLLVPSHPVQTGRGSFSNNPPMEGYLVGAYCTESELLALRKLKFSNGISVGDNIVFPNTAGYLMHFRESRSHQFPLAKNVFLNETQDTIQLDEIEQI, encoded by the coding sequence ATGTCTGACAACCCTGTTCAAGGCGGCCAGTTTGAGGAGACCACTGCGGGCTCCTCGGACGAGGCAAAAGACCAGCAACGCGACGTTCTTACGAATTGTCAGGGAGTGCTTCCTCTAGCAGCTCGCCTGGAACCGTGGATGTTGCGGCTGTGCAATAATCAAAAGCTGGCCCCACTCGTAAACGAGTATGGTTCGCCATTGAATGTCCTGAATGACCGATCTTTTCGACGAAACATCGCTCGTCTCTATCAGGTTGCCGAGTCTCAACAATTGCCATTCGATCTCTATTTCGCCCGTAAAGCAAATAAGTGTCTGGGATTTCTGGACGTCGTTCAGGAATTAGGCTGTGGTGTAGACACTGCCAGTGAACCCGAGTTGGAGCAGACGCTTAAAAAAGGTGTTCCGGGAGATAAAATTGTCTGTACTGCAGCGGTGAAGTCAGCTCACTTGCTGGATTTGTGTATTGAAAATGGCGTGACGATTGTCATTGATAATGCAGATGAACTTCGCATTGCCGCTTACATCGCCTGTCAAAAAAATAAAGAGGCTTTAATCGCGGTACGCGTTAGTGAATTTGAGCATCAGGGTACGACCCTCGAATCCCGTTTTGGATTTGCGATTTCAGTGCTGCGAAACCATTTCCACCAATTAATGAATCAGGAACATGTGTCGGAATGTGTTCGGCTGACGGGAGTTCAGTTTCATCTGAACGGTTATTGCGTGGAAGAACGAGTTTCTGCATTACGGGAACTTTTACCACTGATTGATCATTGGCGAACTGAAGGGCATGACATTCAGTTTCTCGATATTGGTGGCGGGTTTCCGATGTCCTATCTCAAATCGAGGCAGGAGTGGTCAATTTTCTGGTTGGAGCATTCTCGGGCTCTGATGGGACGACGGTCGGTGATTACCTATCGGAATCATGGATTAGGTCTGATGGCCGTGAATGATCAGATTTATGGAGAACGGAACAGTTATCCCTACTGGCAATCTCCTGTTCAGGGTGAATGGTTTGAACAACTGCTCGACTCCAGCTGTGGTTTAACGACCGTTGCAGGTGCGATTAAAAAACGAGAACTGGAATTACGTTGTGAACCAGGACGGAGTTTGCTGGATGGGTGCGGAATGACGATTGCTCGCGTCGAGTATCGCAAACAACGATCCAATGGAGACTGGATGATCGGATTAGCGATGAACCATACGCAGTGCCGCACCAGCAACGATGACTTTCTGGTAGACCCCCTGCTCGTCCCTTCTCATCCTGTTCAGACAGGGCGAGGTTCGTTTTCCAATAATCCTCCTATGGAAGGTTACCTGGTGGGAGCCTACTGCACAGAGAGCGAACTATTGGCGTTAAGGAAGTTAAAATTCTCGAATGGGATCTCAGTGGGAGATAATATCGTGTTTCCCAATACGGCTGGTTACCTCATGCATTTTCGGGAGAGTCGCTCGCATCAGTTTCCTTTAGCAAAGAACGTGTTTCTCAATGAGACACAAGATACGATTCAACTGGATGAAATAGAACAAATTTAG
- a CDS encoding mechanosensitive ion channel family protein, whose product MLSLFAKALHAQEGGGADGASNSATESSPVEPSPSDTDPPEEQIEVNDVLPDNRIQQRIQKILTSSQWIEEIKVEVSDGVVVLKGLASDDEKKDWASRMSSSVEGVVAVQNDLEIKASMGFNLDESLEHVTESLLSLWRDFLSRLPLILVGFLVLVATWGISKGAIALVRRSSGKARVRENLSDLFVQLTTFSIWTFGIMVAAIVVFPGMTPAKLLTVLGLGSVALGFAFKDIFENFFAGILILWRFPLDRGDFIECEDIEGKVEDITIRMTTIRQVDGQLVVVPNAVLFKNAVNILTNKKIRRTTVICGVAYDEDVDASREVIKSAVQDCSTVSDEKPVEIFAQEFAASSINFEVTWWTGSTPLDIRRSRDEVVASVKQSLDEAGIEIPFPYRTLTFKEPLSVANSAADKNSGDQTGQE is encoded by the coding sequence ATGTTGTCGCTATTTGCGAAAGCGCTGCATGCGCAAGAGGGGGGCGGAGCTGACGGGGCTAGCAATTCTGCAACAGAATCCTCTCCAGTAGAGCCAAGCCCTTCAGATACAGATCCGCCCGAAGAGCAGATCGAGGTTAATGACGTCCTGCCAGATAATAGGATCCAACAACGAATTCAAAAGATCTTGACCAGTTCCCAATGGATTGAAGAAATCAAAGTGGAGGTCAGTGATGGCGTTGTCGTGCTAAAGGGCTTAGCCAGCGATGATGAAAAGAAAGATTGGGCGTCGCGGATGAGTTCCAGCGTGGAAGGTGTCGTCGCGGTTCAGAACGATTTAGAGATTAAAGCGTCTATGGGATTTAATTTGGACGAATCTCTGGAGCATGTCACGGAAAGTCTTCTAAGTCTCTGGAGAGATTTCTTGTCGCGACTTCCACTGATTCTGGTTGGGTTCTTGGTCTTGGTTGCGACCTGGGGGATCAGTAAAGGGGCTATTGCTCTCGTACGACGTTCTTCCGGGAAAGCTCGCGTCAGGGAGAATCTGAGCGATCTCTTTGTGCAGTTGACGACTTTCTCCATTTGGACCTTTGGAATCATGGTGGCGGCGATAGTCGTCTTTCCGGGAATGACCCCCGCCAAACTACTTACGGTGTTAGGGTTAGGATCCGTGGCACTCGGATTTGCTTTTAAAGACATCTTCGAGAATTTCTTCGCTGGAATTTTAATACTGTGGCGGTTTCCTCTCGACCGGGGCGATTTTATTGAATGTGAAGATATCGAAGGGAAAGTCGAAGACATAACCATTCGTATGACGACGATTCGTCAAGTGGATGGGCAATTGGTGGTGGTTCCTAATGCCGTGTTGTTTAAGAATGCAGTGAATATCTTGACGAACAAGAAGATTCGCAGAACCACTGTTATTTGCGGCGTTGCCTATGATGAAGATGTGGATGCTTCTCGCGAGGTGATTAAGTCTGCTGTCCAGGACTGTTCGACCGTCTCCGATGAAAAGCCGGTCGAAATCTTCGCACAGGAATTTGCTGCCTCTAGTATTAACTTTGAAGTCACCTGGTGGACTGGCTCGACACCGTTGGATATTCGTCGCTCTCGAGACGAAGTTGTTGCCTCGGTGAAGCAAAGCTTGGACGAAGCCGGAATCGAAATCCCGTTCCCTTATCGCACGCTTACATTTAAAGAGCCTCTCTCTGTCGCTAATTCTGCTGCCGATAAGAATAGTGGCGATCAGACTGGGCAGGAATAG
- a CDS encoding AI-2E family transporter → MNAPTKPIRTNILVPAFFILLMAWLFTIFSAALVTISHFFMLGFLGILLGVFLTKSSVLVGRYTHASYKVCLLLVVVACISIAVLLVTFAGRTIEERIEKATEKLDQSTIQISKWIDSHPSVQSTIEQIPFASEILNRASAIKPFMEGSLSDSLSSSETGSPSEKQETNTNGSENSNEHKSDQENATDTLELLQKSNIGSALGFLVNIFQAALAAILNFAIVIVVGLFLAVDPELYRDGIVKLIKPDLRERARDILNQSGSQLWAWLMGRLLTMLITGFGTGFSLYLIGAPIPLMLGLITGILTFVPNIGAAIALTVAVLISIPEGLTIAGLVIVTFVAFQILESYVFTPLIQQQAVAIPPALLITWQVLLGMIAGFLGVAIATPLLAVILVMIRTLYLEDVLGEEKQSSTSTA, encoded by the coding sequence ATGAACGCTCCCACAAAGCCGATCCGAACGAACATCCTCGTTCCCGCCTTTTTTATTCTGCTGATGGCTTGGCTTTTTACGATCTTTTCCGCGGCACTAGTGACGATCAGTCACTTTTTCATGCTGGGATTCCTGGGAATTCTGCTAGGCGTCTTCCTCACAAAGAGCAGCGTGCTGGTAGGACGATACACCCACGCCAGCTACAAGGTGTGCCTACTTCTCGTTGTGGTGGCCTGCATCTCGATAGCCGTGCTACTGGTGACTTTTGCGGGGCGGACAATTGAAGAACGAATCGAGAAAGCGACAGAGAAATTGGACCAGTCCACTATCCAGATTTCCAAATGGATTGACTCACATCCTTCAGTACAGTCGACCATCGAACAAATTCCCTTCGCCTCTGAAATACTGAATCGAGCCTCAGCCATAAAACCCTTTATGGAGGGTTCGCTGTCAGACTCCTTATCTTCTTCTGAAACGGGATCACCATCGGAAAAACAGGAAACAAATACCAACGGTAGCGAAAACTCTAACGAGCATAAAAGTGATCAAGAAAATGCTACAGACACATTGGAACTTCTGCAAAAATCGAATATAGGGTCAGCACTCGGATTTCTGGTCAATATATTCCAGGCAGCACTGGCTGCAATCCTGAATTTCGCCATCGTAATTGTTGTCGGACTGTTTCTGGCAGTCGATCCGGAACTCTACCGAGATGGGATCGTCAAACTAATCAAACCGGACTTGCGTGAGCGAGCTCGCGACATTCTGAACCAGTCGGGCAGCCAGCTTTGGGCCTGGTTAATGGGCCGTCTGTTGACCATGCTGATCACTGGATTCGGTACAGGATTTTCTTTGTACCTCATCGGAGCTCCAATTCCGTTGATGCTGGGATTGATCACTGGCATATTAACCTTCGTTCCCAATATTGGAGCCGCCATCGCACTTACGGTAGCGGTACTTATTTCAATACCAGAAGGACTCACCATAGCAGGTTTGGTGATTGTCACTTTCGTTGCGTTTCAGATTCTGGAAAGTTATGTCTTCACCCCCTTAATCCAGCAACAGGCAGTTGCTATTCCTCCCGCATTACTCATTACCTGGCAGGTCCTACTAGGAATGATCGCCGGCTTCCTGGGAGTCGCCATCGCGACACCTCTTCTCGCCGTAATTCTGGTAATGATTCGCACGCTCTACCTCGAAGACGTACTGGGAGAGGAGAAACAATCTTCCACTTCCACTGCGTAA
- a CDS encoding ANTAR domain-containing response regulator, with protein MNENATIYLAIGCEESRPVIEQMLKSLNHKVPVVTDSGMRLIHASAEKKPDLLISGIHLSDMAGIDALIECGKVDPVPSIIISNTAEYDKVRKAMEDHVMAFLTEPVAMADLKPAIFLVQKRFEQFEELRKENAELKMALETRKWVERAKGIIMKSKDVDEETAFRELRRMANDRRAKMLDVAKVIVEGAELLES; from the coding sequence ATGAACGAAAATGCCACCATTTATCTAGCCATTGGTTGCGAAGAATCCCGTCCTGTCATTGAACAGATGTTAAAGTCCCTGAATCATAAGGTGCCCGTAGTTACGGATTCTGGGATGAGGTTGATCCACGCCAGTGCGGAGAAAAAGCCCGATCTCCTGATCTCTGGAATTCACCTATCCGACATGGCGGGGATTGACGCGTTGATCGAGTGTGGAAAGGTTGACCCTGTGCCTTCGATCATTATCTCCAATACGGCAGAATACGACAAAGTTCGTAAAGCCATGGAAGATCATGTGATGGCGTTTTTAACCGAGCCTGTGGCGATGGCGGATTTGAAGCCTGCGATTTTCCTGGTGCAGAAGCGTTTCGAGCAGTTTGAAGAATTGCGTAAGGAAAACGCCGAGTTGAAGATGGCCTTAGAGACTCGCAAATGGGTCGAGCGCGCGAAAGGAATCATTATGAAGAGTAAGGATGTCGACGAGGAGACGGCATTCCGCGAACTGCGACGCATGGCTAATGACCGTCGCGCTAAAATGCTCGATGTCGCGAAGGTTATCGTCGAGGGAGCAGAGCTACTGGAAAGCTAG
- a CDS encoding DUF1328 domain-containing protein — MLNLAILFVVIALIAGLLGFGLVGGMAFTAAKICFFIFLVLAILAFVGGRRTLP, encoded by the coding sequence ATGTTAAATCTTGCAATCTTGTTTGTGGTCATCGCACTGATCGCTGGTCTGTTAGGTTTTGGTCTTGTTGGTGGTATGGCTTTCACAGCTGCCAAAATCTGTTTCTTCATCTTCCTGGTTCTGGCTATCTTGGCATTCGTTGGCGGACGCCGGACGCTACCGTAG